In the Juglans microcarpa x Juglans regia isolate MS1-56 chromosome 6D, Jm3101_v1.0, whole genome shotgun sequence genome, one interval contains:
- the LOC121235070 gene encoding LOW QUALITY PROTEIN: 60S ribosomal protein L18a-like protein (The sequence of the model RefSeq protein was modified relative to this genomic sequence to represent the inferred CDS: deleted 1 base in 1 codon), giving the protein MSKEEKNSFVSAEHHHVQHQQFEPQYGTFQGVPNYPPPPPPPVIGLPQPAPPPGAFQPSAPPSYPPQYYAHGYQSVPGYAVAEGTPVRERRLPCCGIGFGWFLFIIGFFLAAIPWYVGALVLLCSRIDYREKPGYIACTVAAILATLAVILGVTNRADDW; this is encoded by the exons ATGAGCAAGGAAGAAAAGAACAGTTTCGTATCCGCCGAACATCATCATGTTCAGCATCAGCAATTTGAGCCTCAGTACGGCACCTTCCAAGGCGTCCCCAActatcctcctcctcctccgccTCCCGTCATCGGCTTGCCTCAGCCTGCCCCTCCGCCTGGCGCCTTCCAGCCCTCCGCTCCTCCGTCCTATCCTCCTCAGTACTATGCTCATGGATATCAATCCGTTCCGG GTTATGCAGTCGCCGAGGGAACACCAGTGAGAGAGCGCCGCCTTCCTTGCTGTGGTATTGGTTTTGGCTGGTTCCT GTTTATTATTGGCTTCTTCCTTGCTGCCATCCCCTGGTATGTTGGGGCACTTGTTCTACTGTGCTCCAGAATTGATTACCGGGAGAAACCTGGATATATTGCTTGCACAGTTGCT GCTATCCTTGCTACCCTTGCTGTTATTCTTGGTGTTACAAAT AGAGCCGATGACTGGTGA